The following coding sequences lie in one Streptococcus suis genomic window:
- a CDS encoding PadR family transcriptional regulator, translated as MHFPVPAVLTEFLIMAILESDDSYGYEICQTIKLIANIKESALYPILKRLEQNDFLTTYSQEYQGRMRKYYSLTQLGHEELVRLKDDWDTYTNTINGIIEGSVRHDKN; from the coding sequence ATGCATTTTCCAGTCCCCGCAGTGCTGACAGAATTTCTCATCATGGCTATTTTGGAATCCGATGATTCTTATGGCTATGAAATCTGTCAGACCATTAAATTAATTGCCAACATCAAGGAGTCCGCCCTCTATCCCATCCTAAAACGATTGGAGCAAAATGACTTTTTGACTACTTATTCCCAAGAATATCAGGGTCGTATGCGCAAGTATTATAGCCTAACTCAGTTAGGTCACGAAGAATTGGTCCGACTCAAAGATGACTGGGATACCTATACAAACACGATAAACGGCATCATAGAAGGGAGCGTCCGCCATGACAAGAACTGA
- a CDS encoding aquaporin — translation MDVTWTVKYITEFLATALLIIIGNGTVANVDLKGTKGNNSGWILIAIGYGLAVMMPALMFGNVSGNHINPAFTLGLAVSGLFPWAHVAQYIVAQLLGAMFGQLVVVVVYKPYFLKTENPNHILGSFSTISALDNGTKESRKAATINGFLNEFAGSFVLFFGALALTKHFFGSELVGKLIEQGYDKTVAETMTAPYTSGSIAVAHLGIGFLVMALVACVGGPTGPALNPARDLGPRLLHHFLPKTVLGESKSDSKWWYAWVPVVAPILASIAAIALFKFLYL, via the coding sequence ATGGATGTTACATGGACAGTGAAATATATCACTGAATTTTTAGCGACTGCACTCCTTATTATCATTGGTAATGGTACAGTTGCAAACGTTGATTTAAAAGGTACAAAAGGAAACAACTCTGGTTGGATTCTCATTGCGATTGGCTATGGTTTGGCAGTTATGATGCCAGCATTGATGTTTGGTAACGTTTCTGGTAACCATATCAACCCAGCCTTTACACTTGGTTTGGCTGTTTCAGGTCTCTTCCCTTGGGCTCACGTTGCTCAATACATTGTTGCGCAATTGTTAGGTGCAATGTTTGGTCAGTTAGTGGTTGTAGTAGTATACAAACCTTACTTCTTGAAAACTGAAAATCCAAATCACATCCTTGGTTCGTTCTCAACAATCAGCGCGCTTGACAATGGTACAAAAGAAAGTCGTAAAGCTGCAACTATTAATGGCTTCTTAAATGAGTTCGCTGGTTCATTTGTATTGTTCTTCGGAGCACTTGCTTTGACCAAACATTTCTTTGGTTCAGAGTTGGTTGGTAAATTGATTGAACAAGGCTATGATAAAACAGTCGCTGAGACAATGACTGCTCCATATACTTCAGGTTCAATTGCAGTTGCTCACTTAGGCATTGGTTTCCTAGTTATGGCCTTGGTAGCCTGTGTCGGTGGTCCAACTGGTCCAGCTCTTAACCCTGCTCGTGACCTTGGTCCACGTCTTCTTCACCACTTCCTGCCAAAAACAGTACTTGGTGAATCAAAATCTGATTCAAAATGGTGGTATGCTTGGGTGCCAGTGGTTGCTCCAATCCTCGCATCAATTGCCGCCATTGCACTATTCAAATTCTTGTATCTTTAA
- a CDS encoding formate transporter: MGANQETLMYTLEKSIQKKADLFEHSFSAYAVRSILASLYLGLGIVISLYTADKLNHVAEGLGKFSYGLMFGWGLLMILYMNAELGTSNMMYMTVASHRKTIPTKTALKMLATCILFNFVGAVLVCYLVSLTLPYQHVDAHSYLFEATVAKLSKTPLTQFIEGIFANIVVNIGVFTFLRIKDDAGRLISVIFVIFIFAFLGYEHVIANFSLFSLAFFANGGPVEGMTLLSVLSNFLFSGLGNYVGGGLFIGLLYSWLNHQSKLYVD; encoded by the coding sequence ATGGGAGCTAACCAAGAGACTTTAATGTATACACTTGAAAAGAGTATACAGAAAAAAGCAGATTTGTTTGAACACAGTTTTTCTGCCTACGCTGTACGATCGATACTAGCCAGTCTTTATTTAGGATTGGGAATTGTCATTTCTCTTTATACAGCAGACAAACTTAACCATGTCGCAGAAGGACTCGGGAAGTTTAGTTATGGGTTGATGTTTGGTTGGGGGCTACTCATGATTTTATATATGAATGCCGAACTCGGAACATCCAACATGATGTATATGACAGTAGCCAGCCATCGAAAAACGATTCCTACTAAAACAGCCCTCAAGATGTTGGCAACCTGTATCCTTTTCAATTTTGTCGGTGCTGTCCTTGTTTGTTACTTGGTTTCATTGACACTGCCTTATCAGCACGTTGATGCTCACAGCTACCTATTTGAAGCAACGGTGGCCAAGCTTTCAAAGACACCTTTGACTCAATTTATTGAAGGAATTTTTGCTAATATTGTCGTGAATATCGGCGTATTTACCTTCTTACGCATCAAAGATGACGCTGGGCGTCTCATTTCCGTTATTTTCGTCATCTTTATTTTTGCTTTCTTGGGATATGAGCACGTCATTGCGAACTTTTCACTCTTCTCCCTGGCCTTTTTTGCAAATGGTGGACCAGTTGAGGGAATGACTCTATTAAGTGTACTAAGCAATTTCCTCTTTTCTGGATTAGGAAACTACGTGGGTGGCGGTCTCTTTATCGGACTTCTTTATAGTTGGTTGAATCATCAATCCAAACTTTATGTAGACTAA
- a CDS encoding DUF1700 domain-containing protein gives MTRTEYMEQLEKHLKKLPHKEYFEAISFFNEYFDEAGPEHETEIIEELGSPKEAASELINNMLNKQIQEEKDQQEPVQLNWKLWVGLGALSMTGLFSFFLLFIMGEFIGVIPLFATLILGAFFLGRYFRNFSQTKRTLWLAILAVISLPIAIPLLLILLASLLGLVALILALIVGAFVLGVGLLTSGGYLIWEAFSLMSEGFNIFLMGFGSGLSLIGGAILIYILTGFFAYWSWRLVKACFKWILKRGKRA, from the coding sequence ATGACAAGAACTGAATACATGGAGCAGTTAGAAAAACATCTCAAAAAACTGCCCCACAAAGAATACTTTGAAGCCATCAGCTTCTTTAATGAGTATTTTGACGAGGCTGGACCAGAGCATGAAACAGAAATTATAGAAGAACTTGGTTCACCAAAAGAAGCTGCCAGCGAACTCATTAACAACATGCTCAACAAGCAAATCCAGGAGGAGAAGGATCAACAAGAACCTGTTCAACTCAACTGGAAACTCTGGGTTGGTCTGGGAGCCTTAAGTATGACAGGTCTCTTCTCTTTCTTCCTACTCTTTATCATGGGAGAGTTTATCGGAGTCATTCCTCTGTTTGCGACTCTTATCCTCGGCGCCTTTTTCCTCGGTCGCTACTTCCGTAATTTTAGCCAAACAAAACGAACGCTATGGTTGGCTATCCTAGCTGTCATTTCCCTGCCTATCGCCATTCCACTTTTGCTCATTCTCCTAGCTAGTCTATTGGGATTGGTGGCGCTCATCTTGGCCCTCATTGTCGGTGCCTTTGTTTTGGGTGTCGGACTTCTCACCAGCGGTGGCTATCTGATTTGGGAAGCCTTTAGCCTTATGTCAGAAGGTTTCAATATCTTCCTCATGGGGTTTGGCTCAGGTTTGTCTTTGATTGGCGGAGCTATTCTCATCTACATCTTGACTGGATTTTTTGCCTACTGGTCTTGGCGACTGGTCAAGGCTTGCTTCAAATGGATCTTGAAACGAGGTAAACGAGCATGA
- a CDS encoding HAD family hydrolase — protein sequence MTVRLIATDMDGTFLDGQGSFDRERFSKVLEKLEEKHIPFVIASGNGIGRLLQLCQGFEDRLIFVADNGAHVYQNGKTVIRRAIQQVEVEAILHFFKGRWADVCLMLSNDGNIYMQAGAGVPFAGTDLPIEPAQMAAFQSRVSYLDDLSVYPVSESIYKVGLWVPEARVESITEAFNQAFQGRLTAVTSGYGSIDILPEGIHKAWGLGQVLTKLGIKPEQVMAFGDSDNDIELLSYVGYSYAMENATDKVKVVAKYMAPSHLEAGVLQVIEEHVLQR from the coding sequence ATGACAGTTCGATTAATTGCAACAGACATGGATGGGACCTTTTTAGATGGTCAGGGGAGTTTTGATAGAGAGCGATTTTCGAAGGTCCTGGAGAAGCTAGAAGAGAAACATATTCCTTTTGTTATCGCTAGTGGTAATGGAATTGGGCGATTACTACAATTATGCCAAGGATTTGAAGATAGATTAATCTTTGTAGCGGATAATGGAGCCCATGTGTATCAAAATGGCAAGACAGTAATTCGTCGGGCTATTCAGCAAGTGGAAGTCGAAGCAATACTGCATTTTTTCAAAGGCCGTTGGGCGGATGTATGTCTGATGTTGTCGAACGATGGAAATATTTATATGCAGGCTGGGGCAGGTGTGCCATTTGCAGGGACGGATTTACCGATTGAACCTGCACAAATGGCGGCTTTTCAAAGTCGGGTATCCTATCTTGATGACCTCAGTGTCTATCCAGTTTCAGAGTCAATATACAAGGTTGGTCTCTGGGTTCCTGAGGCACGTGTAGAATCGATAACGGAAGCCTTTAACCAGGCTTTTCAAGGTCGTCTCACTGCAGTGACAAGTGGCTATGGCTCCATTGATATATTGCCAGAAGGTATCCATAAGGCATGGGGCTTGGGACAGGTTTTGACCAAACTGGGTATCAAACCTGAACAGGTAATGGCCTTCGGTGATTCAGACAATGATATTGAGTTATTGTCCTACGTTGGGTATTCCTATGCCATGGAAAATGCGACAGACAAGGTCAAGGTGGTTGCCAAATACATGGCTCCAAGCCATTTGGAAGCTGGTGTGCTTCAGGTCATTGAAGAACATGTTTTACAGCGATAA
- a CDS encoding coenzyme A pyrophosphatase, which yields MTDQLQALLKDYQPQPLGEKRSYAVFLPLVWSDNQWQVLYEIRSESISQPGEVSFPGGGIDDGETAEEAAIREVIEELDIQQEQIELLGEIDYLVFGRSTIRCFVGRLHLDWQTLQPNDEVARFFTVPLETLQKTSPVYYQLDSQIVPDCDFPFERLRGGVDYPFSHHKRSVPFYENLPENIWGMTAQFTHRFTEIINQKTSPR from the coding sequence ATGACTGATCAATTGCAGGCATTATTGAAAGACTATCAGCCCCAGCCATTGGGTGAAAAACGTTCTTATGCAGTCTTCTTGCCCTTAGTCTGGTCAGACAATCAGTGGCAGGTCTTATATGAGATTCGGAGCGAGTCCATTTCTCAACCGGGAGAAGTTTCCTTTCCAGGTGGTGGAATTGATGATGGGGAGACAGCAGAAGAAGCTGCCATTCGTGAGGTTATCGAAGAACTTGACATTCAACAGGAACAAATTGAGTTGCTGGGAGAAATCGATTATCTCGTTTTCGGTCGCTCAACGATTCGCTGTTTTGTCGGTCGACTTCACTTGGACTGGCAGACCCTTCAACCCAATGATGAAGTAGCTCGATTCTTTACAGTTCCACTAGAAACCTTGCAAAAAACGTCCCCTGTCTATTATCAACTGGATTCACAGATTGTCCCAGATTGTGACTTTCCCTTTGAACGCTTGAGAGGAGGAGTTGACTATCCTTTCAGTCATCACAAACGCTCCGTCCCATTTTATGAAAATCTACCAGAAAATATCTGGGGAATGACCGCCCAATTTACCCATCGTTTTACGGAAATCATAAATCAAAAAACTTCGCCCAGATGA
- a CDS encoding CidA/LrgA family protein — protein sequence MKLYVQFMIILVFSFLGEAISTIFHLPIPGSIIGLILLFLALEFKLIRLRHIQTVGNFLLANMTILFLPAAVGIMERFDAIKDYLLPIIIVILGAIFLNVLVIGFVVQFVKQKFEGDYIDTEGNHD from the coding sequence ATGAAACTATATGTTCAGTTTATGATTATTCTAGTATTTTCATTTTTAGGGGAAGCTATTTCGACTATTTTTCATCTTCCTATTCCGGGAAGTATTATTGGCTTAATCCTCCTGTTTTTAGCCCTAGAGTTCAAATTGATTCGTCTTCGCCATATTCAGACGGTTGGAAATTTTTTGCTGGCTAACATGACCATTCTTTTTTTGCCTGCAGCAGTGGGCATTATGGAGAGATTTGATGCAATTAAAGATTATTTACTTCCTATTATCATCGTCATTTTAGGCGCCATTTTTTTAAATGTCTTAGTAATTGGTTTTGTTGTTCAATTTGTGAAGCAAAAGTTTGAAGGTGACTATATTGATACGGAGGGAAATCATGACTGA
- a CDS encoding YhgE/Pip domain-containing protein — protein MLQKVKNIFKKPMTLVTIIGIACVPALYNISFLTSMWDPYGRLDQLPVAVVNQDQSASFQDKTLTIGDDMVDNMKESKSLDFHFVSEKDAEKGLEEGDYYMVITLPEDLSEKASSLLTNQPEPLTISYQTSKGHSFVASKMGESAMEKLKTSVSETITKTYTTAVFDSMREIQTGMVEAADGSQQLTDGASQLESGSQTLSNGLTTLTTSGQALVTGANQLATGLVSYTDGVNQATTGSQTLSSGLTTYTNGVASLASGAEQLNANSSQLIAGVGQLQSGASQVEQLVTGANQLQAGLEQLASSTSLSVEQSNQIQALLTGLPQLQAAISQLNDSLSSIGGLTVDTSSLSNLLTEMGAQAQGLLTAAQADKTASIEALQATATYQNLTADQQAELVGALQNSPSTTVTVAQTILGQLSQLSQALSSLQSLSGLGTQLGQLQSAVGQINTAANQALPGATTAIENLSSGLSQVNTALNQQVLPGTQTLTSGVSQLQTQLSNGASQLMSGVTAYTAGVAQLAEGGAQLVANNSSIQSGGSQLTSGLATLASNSSQLVSGSGQLASGSQQLIAGADQLASGGQTLTSGISSLRTGSETLTNSLSSASQQLSVVSVEDKNAQAVSQPVTLEHSDQDDVKTNGVGMAPYMVSVALMVAALSANVIFVKHIDNRSYKNRWDWAKGKLLLNGTIASLAAVILYGVLRLIGIEPAHPMATLGLILLASWTFMALVTALVGWNNRFGSFASLILLLLQLGSSAGTYPIELSPRFFQVIQPYLPMTYSVSGLRQTISMVGNSSHQVWMLSLFLVGFMGLGLMMYRPTED, from the coding sequence ATGTTACAAAAAGTAAAGAATATTTTCAAAAAACCAATGACTTTGGTTACCATTATTGGTATTGCCTGTGTCCCAGCCTTATATAACATTAGTTTCCTAACCTCTATGTGGGACCCTTACGGCCGACTAGACCAGCTTCCTGTAGCAGTTGTCAATCAAGACCAGTCGGCGAGCTTTCAAGATAAAACCCTCACAATTGGTGATGATATGGTGGATAATATGAAAGAGAGCAAAAGTCTGGATTTCCACTTTGTATCAGAAAAGGATGCGGAGAAAGGCTTGGAAGAAGGGGACTACTATATGGTCATCACTCTACCAGAAGATTTATCAGAAAAAGCATCCAGTCTCTTGACGAATCAGCCTGAACCACTAACGATTTCCTATCAAACCTCCAAAGGTCATAGCTTTGTTGCTTCTAAGATGGGCGAATCAGCTATGGAGAAATTAAAGACATCCGTTTCAGAGACAATTACCAAAACCTACACGACTGCCGTTTTTGATAGTATGAGAGAAATTCAAACCGGCATGGTTGAGGCGGCAGATGGAAGTCAACAATTGACAGATGGAGCTAGTCAATTGGAATCAGGCAGTCAAACACTTTCAAATGGACTGACTACTTTAACGACTTCGGGTCAAGCACTCGTGACAGGAGCAAACCAATTGGCCACCGGTCTTGTGTCTTATACAGATGGAGTTAATCAGGCTACAACAGGCAGTCAAACACTGTCCAGTGGCTTAACAACCTACACAAATGGGGTAGCTAGTCTTGCCTCAGGTGCGGAGCAATTAAATGCCAATTCATCTCAGCTCATCGCTGGGGTGGGACAATTGCAATCAGGAGCAAGCCAGGTTGAACAACTGGTAACAGGTGCCAATCAATTGCAGGCAGGCTTGGAACAACTCGCTAGTTCAACTAGTTTGTCTGTTGAACAGTCTAATCAGATACAAGCACTCTTGACAGGGCTTCCTCAGTTGCAGGCAGCCATTAGCCAATTAAACGATAGCCTATCAAGTATCGGAGGACTTACAGTAGATACAAGCAGTTTATCCAATCTCTTGACGGAGATGGGGGCTCAGGCTCAAGGCTTGTTGACAGCAGCTCAAGCTGATAAAACAGCCAGCATTGAAGCCTTGCAAGCAACGGCTACCTATCAAAACTTGACAGCTGATCAGCAAGCTGAATTGGTTGGTGCCCTTCAAAATTCACCTTCGACAACAGTGACAGTAGCCCAAACGATTCTGGGTCAATTATCTCAACTGAGTCAAGCCTTATCAAGCTTACAAAGTCTTTCTGGTCTTGGAACGCAATTAGGTCAATTGCAATCAGCTGTCGGTCAGATCAACACGGCTGCCAATCAAGCATTGCCAGGTGCTACAACAGCCATTGAAAACCTATCAAGTGGCTTGAGTCAGGTCAACACCGCCTTGAATCAACAAGTTCTACCAGGAACTCAAACCTTGACGAGTGGTGTGAGTCAACTTCAGACGCAATTATCAAATGGAGCAAGTCAACTCATGTCGGGAGTAACTGCCTATACCGCAGGTGTTGCCCAATTAGCAGAGGGCGGAGCTCAGTTGGTTGCGAATAATAGTAGCATCCAATCAGGAGGTAGCCAGTTAACATCAGGATTGGCAACCTTGGCATCCAACTCCAGTCAACTTGTCAGCGGTTCAGGACAACTGGCTTCTGGTAGTCAGCAATTGATTGCTGGTGCGGATCAATTAGCTAGTGGTGGTCAAACCTTGACAAGCGGTATTTCCAGTCTTCGTACAGGTAGTGAAACATTAACAAATTCACTCAGTTCAGCCAGTCAACAACTATCAGTCGTCTCTGTAGAAGACAAAAATGCACAAGCAGTTTCTCAACCAGTCACCTTGGAACACAGTGACCAAGATGATGTGAAAACCAACGGTGTCGGAATGGCTCCTTACATGGTGTCTGTTGCCCTAATGGTTGCAGCTTTATCAGCGAATGTTATTTTTGTCAAACACATTGATAATCGCTCCTACAAAAATCGTTGGGACTGGGCCAAAGGAAAACTCTTGCTCAATGGGACCATTGCCAGCCTAGCAGCAGTGATTCTGTACGGTGTTCTTCGCTTGATTGGAATCGAACCGGCTCATCCAATGGCAACCTTGGGATTAATCCTCTTAGCCTCATGGACCTTCATGGCCCTCGTTACAGCCTTGGTAGGCTGGAACAATCGTTTCGGCTCCTTCGCCAGTTTAATTCTCTTGTTACTACAGCTTGGATCAAGCGCAGGTACCTATCCAATCGAACTTAGCCCACGCTTCTTCCAAGTCATTCAGCCTTATCTTCCAATGACCTATTCTGTTTCAGGTCTTCGTCAAACCATTTCTATGGTTGGAAATAGTAGTCATCAAGTTTGGATGCTGAGCCTCTTCTTAGTAGGTTTTATGGGATTAGGTCTCATGATGTATCGACCGACAGAGGACTAG
- a CDS encoding LrgB family protein: protein MIRREIMTELFSNPIFGIMLSIAAYLIGMLIYRRYPHPITTPLLVATGLIIVFLKMTGISYKEYYAGGSYLNMLIVPSTVALGIPLYRSFHLMKHHIRSILLGIFVACIVNTVFTALIAKWFGMDFFLAISLFPKSVTTAMAVGITDKMQGIATITLVVVVATGILTSVLGPVFLKLLKIEDPVAVGLALGGTGHAIGTGTAIKYGHTQGAMAGLAIGITGIMYVVISPIVAQIILQ from the coding sequence TTGATACGGAGGGAAATCATGACTGAACTTTTTTCAAATCCTATTTTTGGTATTATGTTATCAATTGCAGCATATTTAATTGGAATGCTGATCTATCGGAGATATCCTCATCCAATCACAACCCCACTATTGGTAGCTACAGGATTGATTATTGTCTTTTTAAAAATGACAGGTATTTCCTATAAGGAATATTATGCAGGAGGGTCCTATCTAAATATGCTTATTGTGCCTTCAACGGTAGCTCTGGGAATTCCTTTATATCGTTCTTTCCATCTAATGAAACATCACATTCGAAGTATTCTTTTGGGAATTTTTGTTGCCTGTATTGTCAATACTGTATTTACTGCCCTGATTGCCAAATGGTTTGGGATGGATTTTTTTCTAGCAATATCTCTTTTTCCAAAATCAGTCACCACTGCTATGGCTGTTGGTATTACTGATAAAATGCAAGGGATAGCAACTATTACTCTTGTAGTCGTTGTTGCAACAGGGATTCTGACAAGTGTTCTTGGCCCAGTCTTTTTAAAACTACTAAAAATTGAAGACCCGGTAGCTGTTGGTCTTGCTTTGGGAGGAACAGGACATGCCATTGGAACGGGTACAGCGATAAAATATGGACATACGCAAGGAGCGATGGCTGGCTTGGCTATTGGGATTACAGGCATCATGTATGTGGTGATTAGTCCAATAGTTGCGCAGATTATCTTACAATAA
- a CDS encoding TetR/AcrR family transcriptional regulator, producing the protein MGTDSRKERTRQAILEAMVTCLESQGFNDITTTHLAQTAGISRSSFYTHYKDKYELIDSYQQGLFHKLEAIFDRYDGNRQSLFLEIFDLLYREKLLSALLTHNGTQEIQNFLINKVRLLVANDLAERLGKEDLSPLEKEYRSIYFSHAFFGIMQVWIKNGKQESPQFMTDFLIKMLP; encoded by the coding sequence ATGGGAACAGATAGTCGGAAAGAACGGACACGTCAGGCAATTTTAGAAGCTATGGTAACCTGCCTGGAATCACAAGGATTTAATGACATTACAACCACCCACCTAGCCCAGACTGCTGGTATCAGTCGTTCCAGTTTTTATACCCATTATAAGGATAAATATGAATTGATTGACTCCTATCAACAGGGACTTTTTCACAAATTAGAGGCTATATTTGACCGTTATGATGGCAATCGCCAATCACTTTTCTTAGAAATCTTTGACTTACTTTACCGCGAAAAATTACTTTCAGCCCTATTAACTCACAATGGCACACAAGAAATCCAAAATTTCTTGATTAACAAAGTCAGATTGCTGGTCGCAAATGATTTGGCTGAGCGTTTGGGGAAAGAAGATTTATCACCACTTGAAAAAGAATACCGTAGTATTTATTTTTCACATGCCTTCTTCGGTATCATGCAGGTATGGATAAAAAATGGGAAGCAAGAATCACCTCAATTCATGACGGATTTTCTAATCAAAATGTTACCGTAA
- a CDS encoding ABC transporter ATP-binding protein, whose amino-acid sequence MIQAEHLSKTYSIIDKEVGLKGSIKAFFKPKKKKIPAVQDISLQVRKGEIIGYIGSNGSGKSTTIKMLTGVLFPDQGSVRINGLNPQENRKAVNKQIGVLFGQKSHLDWNLPVLESFILHAKIYDVPDKVFKERLAVLIDLLDLADIMKQPIRNLSLGQRVRCEFAAIFIHQPAVVFLDEPTIGLDASVKETIRSFIRYMNQQSQTTFLITSHDMKDIESLCERIFIIDKGKKVYDGSLTVLKERFSTVKTILFSTEKPIEKDLQLEGWEFERIDDFHFEIHYQSKFWTSAQVIEQIFNHYSIEDVTMKELEIETMVRQIYEEGIHA is encoded by the coding sequence ATGATTCAGGCAGAACATCTATCAAAAACCTATTCTATTATCGATAAGGAAGTGGGGCTCAAAGGCTCGATAAAGGCCTTTTTCAAACCCAAGAAAAAGAAAATCCCAGCCGTCCAAGATATTTCCTTACAGGTGAGAAAAGGAGAAATCATCGGCTATATCGGCTCCAACGGCTCTGGTAAATCCACCACCATCAAAATGCTGACCGGCGTCCTCTTCCCAGACCAAGGCTCAGTCCGAATCAACGGACTCAATCCGCAAGAAAATCGTAAGGCTGTCAATAAGCAAATCGGCGTTCTCTTTGGACAAAAATCTCACTTGGATTGGAACTTGCCTGTACTGGAATCTTTTATCCTCCACGCAAAAATTTATGATGTCCCAGACAAGGTATTCAAAGAGCGATTGGCTGTCTTGATTGACCTATTGGACTTGGCTGATATTATGAAGCAACCAATCCGTAATCTGTCACTCGGCCAACGGGTTCGCTGTGAATTTGCGGCTATCTTTATCCACCAGCCTGCCGTTGTCTTTTTGGACGAGCCGACCATTGGCTTGGATGCCAGCGTCAAGGAGACCATTCGCTCCTTCATTCGCTATATGAACCAGCAATCCCAGACCACTTTTTTGATTACTTCCCATGATATGAAGGACATCGAGAGCCTCTGTGAGCGGATTTTTATCATTGATAAGGGCAAGAAGGTCTACGATGGTTCACTGACCGTCCTAAAAGAACGCTTTTCTACAGTCAAAACCATTCTATTTTCCACAGAAAAGCCGATTGAAAAAGACTTGCAACTAGAAGGCTGGGAATTTGAACGAATAGATGACTTTCACTTTGAAATCCACTACCAAAGTAAGTTTTGGACCAGTGCCCAGGTGATTGAGCAAATCTTTAATCATTATTCGATTGAGGATGTCACCATGAAGGAACTGGAAATCGAAACCATGGTCCGCCAGATTTATGAGGAGGGTATCCATGCGTAA
- a CDS encoding ABC transporter permease → MNSLFLVAKETYLRQVKSWSFVFMVFAPFIMIFFSLGIGYLTGSSMDQGGQEIALISQEASVQSAFEDLDGLTSDYTDEEAAKKALEDEDLLGYLIVTVSDGQLSAVYHGNELPSIETETAIQQTLAELQDQLNKEDAQLTSQQEATLARTPAYQVQLVENKGYEKIGKFILFFALIFLLYVLTMIYASTTAQEVASEKGTKIMEVIFSSVPASTYFYGRILGIFMVIATHLGIYALGGVGSYQFASLALLTMQDNPIAQAVLGGFDWFILFFSLFGLVLIVVIAALCGSLVVRQEDVNKAVQPVMYPIIIGFIGAMTLGQQAQESILLKIGSYVPLLSTFFMPIRIINGWANGLEAGLSLLILIASTVAAIYFIGKSYAGLILQTDDIGLWKSLKKGLSSK, encoded by the coding sequence ATGAACTCATTATTTCTAGTTGCGAAGGAAACCTATCTCCGTCAGGTCAAGTCTTGGTCCTTTGTCTTTATGGTCTTTGCTCCTTTTATTATGATTTTCTTTTCATTGGGAATCGGTTATCTGACGGGGTCTAGCATGGACCAAGGTGGTCAGGAGATTGCCCTGATTAGTCAAGAGGCGTCTGTTCAGTCGGCCTTTGAGGACTTGGACGGGCTAACCTCAGACTACACCGATGAAGAAGCAGCTAAAAAAGCTCTCGAGGACGAGGACTTGTTGGGCTATTTGATCGTAACCGTAAGCGACGGTCAGCTCTCAGCCGTTTATCATGGAAATGAACTGCCAAGTATAGAAACAGAAACGGCTATCCAGCAGACTCTGGCAGAGCTTCAGGACCAGTTGAACAAGGAAGATGCCCAGCTGACCAGTCAGCAAGAGGCGACACTGGCTCGCACCCCAGCTTATCAGGTCCAGTTGGTTGAGAACAAGGGCTATGAGAAGATTGGGAAATTTATTCTCTTCTTTGCCTTGATTTTCCTCCTCTACGTTCTGACTATGATTTATGCTTCGACAACTGCTCAGGAAGTGGCCAGTGAGAAGGGGACCAAGATTATGGAGGTTATCTTCTCTAGTGTACCGGCTTCGACCTATTTCTACGGCCGGATTCTAGGGATTTTCATGGTCATTGCCACTCACTTGGGCATCTATGCTCTTGGCGGTGTGGGCAGTTACCAGTTTGCCAGTCTAGCCCTGCTCACTATGCAGGACAATCCCATTGCTCAGGCTGTTTTGGGCGGATTTGACTGGTTTATTCTCTTTTTCTCCCTCTTTGGTCTGGTCCTGATTGTTGTCATTGCGGCCCTCTGTGGCTCCTTGGTGGTCCGTCAGGAAGATGTCAATAAGGCCGTCCAGCCAGTCATGTACCCTATTATTATTGGCTTTATCGGGGCAATGACCTTGGGTCAGCAGGCTCAGGAGTCTATCTTACTCAAAATCGGCTCCTATGTGCCACTGTTATCGACCTTCTTCATGCCAATTCGTATCATCAACGGCTGGGCAAATGGTCTGGAAGCAGGGCTTTCCCTCCTTATCCTCATTGCCAGCACAGTAGCAGCGATCTACTTTATCGGAAAATCCTATGCGGGCTTGATTCTGCAAACAGATGATATCGGTCTTTGGAAAAGCTTGAAAAAAGGTCTATCTAGTAAATAA